The following proteins come from a genomic window of Gottfriedia acidiceleris:
- a CDS encoding ABC transporter permease — MKKFSTVFLFHLREGLLARATMIMSVILFVLVVGIFGVQKYFAGTEKSNKDKDKIVLIDNSKNYSVDIASLNKTIKSAKIEQSDASKEKDLKNQIEDGSKDGLLILTETNNIPSIQYTYKKFSNSEVLSVVNMTLQQNYINKTAQDLKLSPESATKLLQKVEVNEIVLKNPMATFGIAYFFGFLLYMFLLIYGNSIATGIVAEKSSRVMEVLLPKVSPVVTLYGRVIAVFFVACAQLIVLGIGFLFANLLGWVNTNAISFFGMKIDLEALDTTTIIAFVVYFLLGYLLYGLLYAAIGSVVSRTEELQMVLMPITILVVAAFFISINALVNPGGTFVQISSYIPFFAPLVAFSRFVSGEMNFIEISASILILIVSIMILTRVASRIYVNGVMYYSEKVKWKDVARLLKRQ; from the coding sequence ATGAAGAAGTTTAGTACGGTCTTTTTATTTCATTTACGTGAAGGTCTTCTGGCAAGAGCAACGATGATAATGAGTGTTATTTTATTTGTATTAGTCGTTGGAATATTTGGAGTACAAAAATATTTTGCTGGTACAGAAAAGAGTAATAAGGATAAAGATAAAATTGTATTAATCGATAACTCGAAAAATTATTCAGTAGATATTGCTAGTTTAAACAAAACGATTAAATCTGCAAAAATCGAGCAAAGCGATGCATCGAAAGAAAAAGATTTAAAAAATCAAATTGAAGATGGTTCAAAAGATGGACTGCTTATTCTTACCGAAACGAACAATATCCCGTCAATTCAATATACGTATAAAAAGTTTTCAAATAGTGAAGTGCTTTCAGTCGTAAATATGACTTTGCAGCAAAATTACATAAATAAAACTGCCCAAGATTTGAAGCTGTCGCCTGAATCTGCAACAAAGTTATTGCAAAAAGTCGAAGTAAATGAAATTGTTCTAAAAAATCCAATGGCTACATTCGGAATTGCTTACTTTTTCGGTTTCTTATTATATATGTTTCTTTTAATCTATGGAAACTCAATTGCAACAGGAATTGTTGCTGAGAAGTCTTCTAGGGTAATGGAAGTACTATTACCAAAAGTAAGTCCTGTTGTGACTTTATACGGAAGAGTCATTGCGGTATTTTTTGTAGCTTGTGCACAATTAATTGTATTAGGAATAGGATTTCTGTTTGCCAATTTATTAGGCTGGGTTAATACGAATGCGATCTCTTTTTTCGGAATGAAAATAGATTTAGAGGCATTAGATACTACAACCATCATTGCATTTGTAGTTTATTTCTTATTAGGCTATTTACTTTATGGACTACTTTACGCAGCAATTGGATCAGTTGTTTCAAGAACAGAAGAGCTGCAAATGGTTCTGATGCCAATTACTATTTTAGTTGTAGCGGCTTTCTTTATTAGTATTAATGCATTAGTAAATCCAGGTGGTACATTTGTTCAAATTAGCTCATATATTCCATTTTTTGCTCCACTTGTAGCATTTTCTAGATTTGTAAGTGGAGAAATGAATTTTATAGAAATAAGTGCTAGTATATTAATTTTAATCGTTTCTATAATGATTTTAACTCGTGTTGCTAGCCGTATATATGTTAATGGGGTAATGTATTACAGTGAAAAAGTAAAGTGGAAAGATGTAGCTAGATTATTAAAAAGACAATAA
- a CDS encoding glutathionylspermidine synthase family protein — translation MDNANLQNHRRKRKEVYQKLPDFWADLQDSYYALLDYYPLTEIEVGEIHSITELIGTIYDKTARLMRQLPDDIFYMLGYSKEIVPFLRHKTIESEGIIRRIDLVRTVDGWKHYECNSDTPTFIMETHHVNGYITDYFNLKNPNADSEMKLSNVINHVVNKSTKGLDKPIIVFTAHGDHEEDWKTAKYIQSLYNGKSQLISLEDLHIIENDGLYTSKGERIHILYRQTYPIEHLELDQSSDGTKIGLALLELVKDGKLIIFNPLSSFLLQSKAIQALIWNLHIEQSDVFTVEEHGVIRKHFLPTFLEPDFFIENNLPYVEKPAFGREGDSIKIINGENGQQSKQNNYHDQVMVFQQYSPLPMRKVMTPDGMLDLHVLIGSFLIKEEYGAIGVRAGNIITGNESCFLPVGIVEENIN, via the coding sequence ATGGATAATGCAAATTTACAGAATCACAGACGAAAACGTAAAGAAGTATATCAAAAGCTTCCAGATTTTTGGGCGGATTTACAAGATTCTTATTATGCTTTATTAGACTATTATCCATTGACTGAAATTGAAGTTGGTGAAATTCATTCAATTACGGAACTAATTGGAACAATCTATGATAAGACTGCTCGGTTAATGAGACAGTTACCAGATGATATTTTTTATATGCTCGGTTATTCAAAGGAAATCGTCCCATTTTTACGTCATAAAACGATTGAAAGTGAAGGAATCATTAGAAGAATTGACCTTGTTCGTACAGTAGATGGTTGGAAACATTATGAATGCAATAGTGACACCCCAACTTTTATTATGGAGACCCATCATGTCAATGGTTACATTACGGATTATTTTAACTTGAAGAATCCTAATGCTGATAGTGAAATGAAACTTTCGAATGTCATAAATCATGTTGTCAACAAAAGCACAAAAGGGTTAGATAAACCAATTATTGTTTTTACAGCACATGGTGATCATGAAGAAGATTGGAAGACAGCTAAATATATCCAATCCTTATACAATGGTAAGAGTCAATTAATATCGCTAGAAGATTTACATATTATTGAAAACGATGGACTTTATACATCTAAAGGGGAAAGAATACACATTCTTTACCGACAAACCTATCCAATTGAACATCTAGAGCTTGATCAATCTTCAGATGGAACAAAAATTGGCCTGGCACTATTAGAACTTGTAAAAGACGGTAAATTGATTATTTTCAATCCATTATCTTCATTCTTACTACAGTCCAAGGCTATTCAAGCATTAATTTGGAATTTACATATAGAGCAATCAGATGTTTTTACTGTAGAAGAACATGGTGTAATTCGAAAACATTTTCTACCAACATTTCTAGAGCCGGATTTCTTTATAGAAAACAATCTCCCATATGTTGAGAAACCTGCATTTGGCCGTGAAGGAGATTCCATTAAGATTATTAACGGAGAAAACGGTCAACAAAGTAAACAAAATAACTATCATGATCAAGTTATGGTGTTTCAACAATATTCACCTTTACCTATGAGAAAGGTTATGACACCAGATGGAATGCTAGATTTACATGTATTAATAGGTAGTTTTTTAATTAAAGAAGAATACGGTGCAATTGGAGTACGTGCCGGGAATATTATTACCGGAAACGAAAGTTGTTTTTTACCAGTAGGAATCGTTGAAGAAAACATAAATTAA
- a CDS encoding DUF350 domain-containing protein, whose product MDSIVSTLMYLGSGLILLFIGFLAFTFTTKMSEQKLILEDGNIAVALKLAGKLVGLAIVIMSAAKYSVNYGDFIIWSLVGIIAQMVTYWIAEFVLFPKISFAKKVEEGNIAVAALLFTLSVTVGLLISGSISY is encoded by the coding sequence ATGGATAGTATTGTTAGTACTTTAATGTATTTAGGATCAGGACTTATTCTGTTATTTATTGGATTTTTAGCATTTACTTTTACCACTAAGATGAGTGAACAAAAATTAATTTTAGAGGACGGTAATATTGCCGTTGCACTGAAATTAGCGGGAAAATTAGTAGGTTTAGCCATTGTTATTATGTCAGCAGCAAAGTATTCAGTTAACTATGGTGATTTCATTATTTGGAGCTTAGTTGGTATTATAGCTCAAATGGTAACTTATTGGATTGCAGAATTTGTATTATTTCCAAAAATTTCATTTGCTAAAAAGGTTGAAGAAGGAAATATAGCAGTAGCTGCTTTATTGTTTACTTTAAGTGTAACAGTAGGTTTATTAATTTCAGGTAGTATTTCATATTAA
- a CDS encoding endonuclease MutS2, translating into MQRTLRVLEYDKIKEQLLKHASSSLGKERIKNLLPSTSYDEVVELHESTDEAVKVIRLRGNVPLGGLSDIRMQVKRADIGGMLSPSELIAISGVTYAGRQMIRFIEGLIESEVEIPYLESLSEQIIPLLELDKNIKAAIGDNGEVLDDASVTLRTIRGQVRTAEARIREKLESLTRGTNAQKMLSDSIVTIRNDRFVIPVKQEYRHVYGGIVHDQSSSGQTLFIEPQAVVTLNNSLQEAKVKEEQEIEKILIALTGQVAEASADLLQNVEILAEMDFLFAKANYSHAIKASKPILNNDRYFKLKKARHPLIPRDIVVANDIELGKDFTTIVITGPNTGGKTVTLKTIGICVLMAQSGLQIPALDGSEICVFEQIFADIGDEQSIEQSLSTFSSHMVNIVDILKHVNHSSLVLFDELGAGTDPQEGAALAISILDEVSEYGARVVATTHYPELKAYSYNREHVMNASVEFDVETLSPTYRLLIGVPGRSNAFEISRRLGLSTRVIEKARNHVSEESNEVENMIASLETSRKGAETEWKEAEDFRKESERVFKDLQKQMMEFYEHRDELYRGAQEEAKKRVRVAQQEAEEIIKELRALKNSQLASIKDHELIEARTRLEGAIPYAPKKTIPQATPKKQRKLREGDEVKVISFNQKGTLLDQVSEGEWQVQLGIIKMKVKEKDIEYISSPKEVKERTVTSVKGKDFHVNLELDLRGERYEDALIRVEKYIDDALLAGYPRINIIHGKGTGALRQGVQEYLKKHRSVKSYRYGAASEGGIGVTVVDLK; encoded by the coding sequence ATGCAACGTACGTTAAGAGTTTTAGAGTACGATAAAATAAAAGAACAATTACTTAAACACGCTTCATCTTCACTAGGTAAGGAACGTATAAAAAACCTTTTACCAAGTACTAGCTATGATGAAGTTGTAGAATTACATGAATCAACCGACGAAGCTGTGAAAGTTATTCGTCTACGAGGAAATGTACCTCTTGGCGGATTATCAGATATAAGAATGCAAGTAAAAAGGGCAGATATTGGCGGAATGCTATCTCCTTCTGAGCTAATTGCGATTTCAGGTGTTACATATGCCGGACGTCAAATGATTCGATTTATTGAGGGCTTAATTGAGAGTGAAGTAGAAATTCCTTACTTAGAATCATTAAGTGAGCAAATCATTCCTTTATTAGAGCTAGATAAAAATATAAAGGCTGCTATTGGTGATAACGGAGAAGTTTTAGACGATGCTAGTGTGACACTTCGAACGATTCGTGGACAAGTTCGAACAGCTGAAGCTCGAATTCGTGAAAAATTGGAGAGTCTAACTAGAGGAACAAATGCACAAAAAATGTTATCAGATTCAATCGTAACGATTCGTAATGATCGTTTCGTTATCCCAGTAAAACAAGAATATCGACATGTTTATGGTGGTATTGTTCATGATCAATCTTCTTCTGGTCAAACATTATTTATTGAGCCACAAGCTGTCGTTACATTAAACAATAGTTTACAAGAAGCTAAAGTTAAAGAAGAGCAAGAAATTGAGAAAATTTTAATCGCACTAACAGGTCAAGTAGCTGAGGCTTCAGCGGATTTATTGCAAAATGTTGAAATTTTAGCTGAAATGGATTTCTTATTTGCAAAAGCTAACTACTCGCATGCTATTAAGGCGAGTAAACCAATTTTAAATAACGATCGATATTTTAAATTAAAAAAAGCACGTCACCCACTAATTCCAAGGGATATAGTAGTAGCTAATGATATTGAATTAGGTAAAGATTTTACTACGATTGTCATTACTGGTCCAAATACAGGTGGTAAGACTGTTACTTTAAAAACGATTGGTATTTGTGTTTTAATGGCACAATCTGGTCTACAAATTCCTGCACTAGACGGCTCAGAAATCTGTGTGTTTGAGCAAATTTTCGCCGATATTGGTGATGAACAATCAATCGAACAGAGCTTAAGTACATTCTCTTCTCATATGGTGAATATTGTCGATATTTTAAAACATGTTAATCATAGTAGTCTTGTATTATTTGATGAATTAGGAGCTGGAACTGACCCTCAGGAAGGTGCGGCTTTAGCAATCTCAATTTTAGATGAGGTCAGTGAATACGGTGCAAGAGTAGTAGCGACTACGCATTATCCTGAATTAAAAGCATATAGTTACAATCGAGAGCACGTTATGAATGCCAGTGTTGAATTTGATGTAGAAACATTAAGTCCGACTTATCGACTATTAATTGGTGTTCCAGGTAGAAGTAATGCATTTGAGATTTCTAGAAGACTTGGACTTTCAACTCGTGTAATTGAAAAAGCAAGAAATCATGTAAGTGAAGAAAGTAATGAAGTTGAAAATATGATTGCATCTTTAGAAACGAGTAGAAAAGGTGCAGAAACAGAATGGAAAGAAGCAGAAGATTTCCGTAAAGAATCAGAGCGTGTATTCAAAGACTTACAAAAGCAAATGATGGAATTTTATGAGCACCGTGATGAATTATATCGTGGAGCACAGGAAGAAGCGAAAAAGCGTGTCAGAGTAGCACAACAAGAAGCTGAGGAAATTATTAAAGAGCTAAGAGCGTTAAAGAATAGCCAATTAGCTTCGATTAAAGATCATGAATTAATTGAGGCAAGAACTCGTTTGGAAGGGGCAATTCCTTATGCTCCAAAGAAAACAATTCCTCAGGCCACTCCGAAGAAACAAAGAAAGCTTCGTGAAGGTGACGAAGTAAAAGTGATTAGCTTTAACCAAAAAGGGACACTACTTGATCAAGTTAGTGAAGGAGAATGGCAAGTTCAGCTCGGTATTATTAAGATGAAAGTTAAAGAAAAAGATATCGAATATATTAGTTCACCTAAAGAAGTAAAAGAACGAACTGTTACTTCTGTAAAAGGTAAGGATTTTCATGTTAATCTTGAGCTAGATCTTCGAGGTGAAAGATATGAAGATGCGCTTATTCGTGTTGAAAAATATATCGATGATGCATTATTAGCTGGATATCCAAGAATTAATATCATTCATGGAAAAGGAACTGGCGCACTGAGACAAGGGGTACAGGAATACTTAAAAAAACACAGATCAGTTAAATCATATCGATATGGAGCAGCCTCCGAGGGCGGAATAGGTGTTACTGTTGTCGATTTAAAATAA
- a CDS encoding ABC transporter ATP-binding protein — MTLNIKQLSKNFGETIAVNELSLTLPTGRVLGLLGRNGAGKTTTIKMLLGLLTPTKGEITWKGSPFKSDKVKIGYLPEERGLFTKSKVVDQLKYFGKLEGMSNKEVDVAITYWLDRLEIPHYRNKKAGELSKGNQQKIQLIVTLLHNPELIILDEPFSGLDPVNAELMASIIIEQIQKGKTVILSSHRMDQVEAFCEHVCILKNGNVVAEGSLNSLKEDYGYRNLILEDLTSIKQILDSNNVSYEQKQLGIYVKVKSDEEAFTILNRIKSNLGSIKKFQLLEPTLNDIFIERAK; from the coding sequence TTGACTTTAAACATAAAACAGCTTTCTAAAAATTTTGGAGAAACTATTGCCGTTAACGAATTGTCATTGACTTTGCCTACAGGAAGAGTATTAGGTTTATTAGGTAGAAATGGAGCAGGTAAAACGACCACTATTAAAATGTTATTAGGTCTTCTTACACCTACAAAAGGAGAAATAACTTGGAAAGGGAGTCCATTTAAATCCGATAAAGTTAAGATAGGGTATTTACCAGAAGAAAGAGGATTATTTACCAAAAGCAAGGTTGTTGATCAGCTTAAATATTTCGGGAAATTAGAAGGTATGTCTAATAAAGAGGTTGATGTAGCAATAACATATTGGCTAGACCGTCTAGAAATACCGCATTATCGAAATAAAAAGGCTGGGGAGCTTTCAAAAGGTAACCAGCAAAAAATTCAACTAATTGTAACTTTATTACATAACCCTGAGTTAATTATTTTAGATGAGCCATTTAGTGGACTAGATCCAGTTAATGCAGAGTTAATGGCTTCAATTATTATCGAACAAATTCAGAAAGGGAAAACGGTCATATTATCAAGCCACCGTATGGATCAAGTGGAGGCTTTTTGTGAGCATGTTTGTATACTTAAGAACGGTAATGTAGTCGCTGAAGGCAGTTTAAATAGCTTAAAAGAAGACTATGGGTATAGAAATTTAATTTTAGAAGATCTAACATCGATTAAACAAATACTAGATTCCAATAATGTAAGTTATGAACAAAAGCAATTAGGAATTTACGTAAAGGTAAAAAGTGATGAGGAGGCTTTTACGATTTTAAATCGTATTAAGTCAAACTTGGGTTCTATAAAGAAGTTCCAATTATTAGAACCTACACTAAATGATATCTTTATAGAGAGGGCGAAATAA
- a CDS encoding alpha/beta hydrolase: protein MKKIILALVIFVIVFVGFNGFQHKHQKKINDVSKDIIVQRDVRYTNPAQVPQTFDVYRSKNSHGPSPTLIFVHGGSWRYGSKALNKRWSTIFNEIVKDGYTAISIDYTLYSKENYSYNFPVRDVKTAIDFIYTNSTELGIDRNRIGIAGASAGGHLALLTGLQPDIQNKIKYIIAWYPISDLTTMNQSPSSRSSEIVDKYMNSTVDQMTDEYNRMSPIQYVEKTKVPIFIVHGTGDKLVPFSQSKRFAKKNPKMVTLIALKNGNHGFTNISVQKSTNDTINYLKARLKK, encoded by the coding sequence TTGAAGAAAATCATTTTAGCATTAGTCATCTTTGTTATTGTCTTTGTTGGATTTAATGGTTTTCAACATAAACACCAAAAGAAGATAAATGATGTAAGTAAAGATATTATTGTGCAAAGAGATGTACGTTACACAAATCCTGCCCAAGTTCCACAAACCTTTGATGTATACCGATCTAAAAATTCTCATGGTCCATCACCAACATTGATATTTGTTCATGGTGGTTCTTGGAGATATGGAAGTAAAGCGTTAAATAAACGTTGGAGTACGATTTTTAATGAAATAGTAAAAGATGGATATACAGCAATTAGTATAGACTACACACTTTATTCAAAAGAAAATTATTCTTATAACTTTCCAGTTCGAGACGTGAAAACAGCAATTGACTTTATTTACACAAATTCAACTGAATTAGGAATTGATCGCAATCGAATTGGGATAGCTGGAGCTTCTGCTGGTGGACATTTAGCCTTATTAACTGGTCTTCAGCCCGATATACAAAATAAAATAAAATATATTATTGCTTGGTATCCAATTTCAGACTTAACGACCATGAATCAATCTCCTTCATCAAGAAGTTCAGAAATCGTAGATAAATATATGAATAGTACTGTAGATCAAATGACAGATGAGTATAATCGGATGAGTCCTATTCAATATGTAGAAAAAACAAAAGTCCCAATCTTTATCGTACATGGCACAGGGGATAAACTTGTACCGTTCAGTCAATCTAAGCGATTTGCTAAAAAAAATCCAAAAATGGTTACGTTGATTGCACTTAAAAATGGAAACCATGGATTTACAAATATTTCGGTACAAAAATCCACCAATGATACGATAAATTATTTAAAGGCAAGATTAAAAAAGTAA
- a CDS encoding GNAT family N-acetyltransferase has translation MNHINKIQFLTKEHWNLLLLADPSKEMIDKYIQKSNIYEVLDQNLLVGVLVLMENSSEEVEIKNIAIDPPFQGQGFGKNLIHFGIIESKKLGYSKISICTGNSSIYQLALYKNSGFQISTVFHNFFIDNYDEEIWENGIQCKDLIKLEQYL, from the coding sequence ATGAATCATATTAATAAAATTCAATTTCTAACGAAAGAGCATTGGAATCTATTGTTACTAGCTGACCCCTCAAAAGAAATGATAGATAAATATATTCAAAAGAGTAATATTTATGAAGTACTAGACCAAAATTTACTCGTCGGTGTATTAGTATTAATGGAGAATTCAAGTGAAGAGGTTGAAATTAAAAATATTGCAATTGATCCACCCTTCCAAGGACAAGGATTTGGAAAGAATTTAATCCACTTTGGAATTATTGAATCTAAAAAACTTGGTTATTCTAAAATTTCAATCTGTACAGGAAACTCAAGTATATACCAATTAGCATTATATAAAAATAGCGGATTTCAAATCAGTACTGTTTTTCACAATTTCTTTATTGATAATTATGATGAAGAAATTTGGGAAAATGGCATACAGTGTAAGGATTTAATCAAGCTAGAACAATATTTATAA
- a CDS encoding SGNH/GDSL hydrolase family protein: protein MARLTSYVKRIFNSLFTNIAEAKGKKITGYKSKIWISYGDSITSSNGWQPAVAEKLGLTHVNRGIGGTTIAENGSIAWIDKNGNYKGQPPKQQPNGTTEILSSMCNSQRINATIPLNTQLLTIMGGTNDFGRGIPLGKGFPTNERPNLDESTFIGALCSMIEKIQTRLPNCRIILMTPVPRYHNGKYEDKNKAGYLTSDYARAVKEVATFYALPCIDLYSNVGWNRMNGAYYLIDSMHPNKTRGYKRVSEIVIGVLEVLQQDDKSSVEEEDN, encoded by the coding sequence CATCGTATGTAAAACGTATTTTTAATTCATTATTTACAAATATAGCCGAGGCAAAAGGAAAAAAAATAACCGGTTACAAATCAAAAATATGGATTAGTTACGGAGATAGTATCACTTCGTCTAACGGATGGCAGCCTGCTGTTGCGGAAAAGTTAGGCTTGACTCATGTGAATAGAGGGATTGGTGGAACAACTATAGCTGAAAACGGTTCGATTGCTTGGATTGATAAGAACGGAAATTACAAAGGTCAACCACCTAAACAACAGCCAAATGGAACGACAGAAATTTTATCAAGTATGTGTAACAGTCAAAGGATCAATGCTACGATTCCACTTAATACTCAACTTTTAACAATAATGGGTGGAACAAATGACTTTGGTAGAGGTATTCCTTTAGGAAAAGGGTTCCCAACAAATGAACGACCAAATTTAGACGAATCTACATTTATCGGAGCTTTGTGTTCAATGATTGAAAAAATACAAACAAGGTTACCAAATTGTAGGATTATTCTTATGACGCCTGTACCTAGATATCACAACGGAAAATATGAAGATAAAAATAAAGCAGGTTATTTAACATCTGATTATGCTAGAGCTGTAAAAGAAGTAGCTACATTTTACGCATTGCCATGCATCGACCTATACTCTAATGTTGGGTGGAATAGAATGAACGGTGCATATTATTTAATTGATAGTATGCATCCAAATAAAACAAGAGGATATAAACGTGTTTCGGAGATTGTAATTGGAGTGTTAGAAGTTCTACAGCAGGATGATAAAAGTAGTGTAGAAGAAGAGGATAATTAG